The following proteins are encoded in a genomic region of Oceaniferula marina:
- a CDS encoding CCA tRNA nucleotidyltransferase, whose amino-acid sequence MSELQTAAHRIARRLIDDGHTTYFAGGCVRDALLEKTPKDYDLATSATPDEVQALFPKSNAIGAHFGVILVKEAEYFFEIASFRHDGSYTDGRHPDSVTFSTPEEDAQRRDFTVNGLFQDPLSGRIIDYVGGQNDLKTKTLRAIGEPSQRFQEDALRLMRAIRFATVLNFEIEPSTWQAIHDHAELLGQISKERIREEFVRILLAPSRARGFELLTQSGLMHHIIPEVYDLIGCEQPPQWHPEGDVYQHTRIMLDMLKQEPSEALALAVVLHDIGKPATYSYDPAEDRIRFNGHDRVGAEMSESILRRLKCSNQTIEAVQAMVANHMNFMNVQKMRTAKVKRFMARTTFEDEMELHRVDCASSNGLTDNYDFLRLKEEEFAAEPLIPTPLVTGKDLIDLGLTPGPHFKEILASIQTEQLEGRLHDREQALEWTRKSLMPHYS is encoded by the coding sequence GTGTCCGAACTCCAAACTGCCGCCCACCGCATCGCCCGTCGCCTGATCGACGACGGCCATACCACCTACTTCGCCGGGGGATGTGTCCGTGACGCCCTCCTTGAAAAAACACCCAAAGACTATGACTTGGCAACCTCGGCCACGCCCGATGAAGTGCAGGCACTCTTCCCCAAGTCCAATGCGATTGGTGCCCACTTTGGCGTCATTCTGGTTAAAGAAGCTGAGTATTTCTTTGAAATTGCGAGCTTCAGGCACGACGGATCCTACACCGACGGACGGCACCCTGATTCCGTCACTTTTTCCACGCCGGAAGAAGACGCCCAACGCCGGGATTTCACCGTAAACGGGCTGTTTCAGGACCCCCTGAGCGGTCGCATCATCGACTACGTAGGCGGCCAGAACGACTTAAAAACCAAAACCCTGCGAGCCATCGGTGAGCCAAGCCAACGCTTCCAAGAAGATGCTCTGCGCCTGATGCGAGCCATCCGCTTTGCCACCGTCCTGAACTTCGAAATCGAGCCCTCCACCTGGCAAGCGATCCATGATCACGCCGAGCTCCTCGGCCAAATCAGCAAAGAACGCATCCGTGAAGAGTTCGTTCGCATCCTCCTGGCCCCCTCCCGGGCGAGAGGCTTTGAGCTACTGACCCAGAGTGGACTGATGCACCACATCATCCCTGAAGTCTACGATCTCATCGGCTGCGAGCAACCACCCCAATGGCACCCCGAAGGCGATGTCTACCAACACACCCGGATCATGCTCGACATGCTCAAGCAAGAACCATCCGAAGCGCTGGCACTTGCCGTGGTGCTGCATGACATCGGCAAGCCGGCGACTTACAGCTACGATCCAGCAGAAGACCGGATTCGCTTCAACGGCCACGACCGAGTGGGAGCCGAAATGAGTGAATCCATCCTTCGCAGGCTGAAATGCTCAAACCAAACGATTGAAGCCGTGCAAGCGATGGTCGCAAACCATATGAACTTCATGAATGTGCAAAAAATGCGCACCGCCAAGGTCAAGCGCTTCATGGCACGCACAACCTTTGAAGATGAAATGGAACTGCACCGGGTGGATTGTGCCAGCAGCAACGGCCTGACCGATAATTATGATTTTCTCAGACTCAAGGAAGAGGAATTCGCCGCCGAACCCCTGATTCCAACGCCTCTAGTCACGGGCAAGGACCTCATCGATCTAGGGCTCACGCCGGGTCCCCATTTCAAAGAAATTCTCGCAAGCATTCAAACCGAGCAACTCGAAGGCCGACTGCATGACCGAGAACAAGCACTCGAATGGACCCGCAAATCCCTCATGCCTCATTACTCATAG
- a CDS encoding bifunctional nuclease family protein, whose amino-acid sequence MKNHVRVEPVALMPTPAGCAVFLGDGEKVIVFYIEPAIGASINAVMSGVKPPRPLTHDLFSQVLEAFGSRVDHATIVKVDGEVFYARLFLVAENEVMERKVVEIDARPSDCLALAVRQDAPIYVVQHVWDELRDMTDVLRDLREKGDA is encoded by the coding sequence ATGAAAAATCATGTCCGAGTTGAGCCTGTTGCCTTGATGCCCACCCCGGCCGGATGTGCGGTCTTTCTCGGGGACGGTGAAAAGGTGATTGTTTTTTACATCGAGCCTGCGATCGGCGCTTCGATTAATGCGGTGATGTCCGGGGTAAAACCGCCGCGGCCGCTGACCCACGATTTATTTTCCCAGGTGCTGGAGGCTTTTGGCAGCCGGGTGGACCATGCAACCATTGTCAAAGTTGACGGTGAGGTGTTTTATGCTCGCTTGTTTCTGGTCGCAGAAAATGAAGTGATGGAGCGGAAGGTGGTTGAGATCGATGCCCGGCCGAGCGATTGTCTGGCATTGGCCGTAAGGCAGGATGCCCCGATCTACGTGGTTCAGCACGTATGGGACGAGCTGCGTGATATGACGGATGTATTGCGCGACCTTCGGGAAAAAGGAGATGCGTAG